A single region of the Eremothecium gossypii ATCC 10895 chromosome V, complete sequence genome encodes:
- the MAG2 gene encoding RING-type E3 ubiquitin transferase MAG2 (Syntenic homolog of Saccharomyces cerevisiae YLR427W (MAG2)), with the protein MAGRAGIANPLHQLDRESFHHDRTTPARPQQKAGRTPEQAQHVRMGLQNTKGACGADGKARSSENGAARGGLNEGQRATHAPAAGAARRRSGRGRGGYGSGRRRGERPAQSQGAAEDDLEARIQGELQKGAFRAHGRRAQISIGHLLELEVGESAARGGGAGCERPGARRRRRRGSEEHVHLQGEAYVNASYRFLVDPRADCAAQTVDPNVPLPADSIRRVVAPRGQACPICLAEEVVAPRMAPCGHILCMTCMLQFFAAETGREVARAPGAYVRRPPKECPLCGSIVRKERCMPVLLADDAEAAREPVAGQEVELQLMCRPRGSLLALPVRLGVDPAAVGPFPPAGDETLAQYCRVLTCDASYARQLYMRDIEAIQTQCEIDRALYNDGGAFVAPAIAEIEERIAQCADDEPSLPDLERLSLAALPEYDDSNAYFFYQTAFAAVTRYFLSPLDVRLLRETFGAYAHLPPVLRVRIEHVHRGSVVTDATVQRHRYFGHLPTGCELAFLDVDWRGHPAVPHAVFQHFAADLATRRRQLRVRQLREDKLKKRYEEQLEREQSDFYQRENGSLPQLSAPPRPAAATFQSLVDPTDSPADHIEPTRLQSTVWGTKILLSEQDPSPEDAAFEQMLLQLSEEHTRPVSGKRNKNKKSLVTLLSSNQARGSL; encoded by the coding sequence ATGGCTGGGCGGGCGGGCATCGCCAACCCTTTGCACCAGTTGGACAGAGAAAGTTTTCACCATGACAGGACTACTCCTGCGAGGCCACAGCAGAAAGCTGGGCGAACTCCAGAGCAGGCTCAGCACGTGCGGATGGGTTTGCAGAATACCAAGGGAGCTTGTGGGGCTGACGGGAAAGCGCGGAGCAGCGAAAACGGGGCAGCGAGGGGCGGCTTGAACGAGGGGCAGCGGGCGACCCacgcgccagcagctggagcagcgcggcggcgcagcggaCGCGGCCGGGGTGGGTATGGCagcggccggcggcgcggcgaGCGGCCCGCGCAGAGCcagggcgcggcggaggacGACCTGGAGGCGCGGATCCAGGGCGAGCTTCAGAAAGGCGCATTCCGGGCTCAcgggcgccgcgcgcagATATCGATCGGGcacctgctggagctggaggttggggagagcgcggcgcgcggcggcggggcggggTGTGAGCggccgggcgcgcggcggcggcggcggcgaggcAGCGAGGAGCACGTGCATCTGCAGGGCGAGGCGTATGTGAACGCCAGCTACCGGTTCCTGGTCGACCCGCGCGCGGACTGCGCGGCGCAGACGGTGGACCCCAACGTGCCGCTGCCTGCGGACAGCATCCGGCGGGTGGTGGCCCCGCGGGGCCAGGCGTGCCCGATCTGCCTTGCGGAGGAGGTGGTGGCCCCGCGGATGGCGCCCTGCGGCCATATTCTCTGCATGACGTGCATGCTGCAGTTCTTCGCTGCAGAAACGGGCCGCGAGGTTGCGCGGGCGCCAGGAGCGTACGTCCGGCGGCCGCCAAAGGAGTGTCCCCTATGTGGCAGCATCGTGCGCAAGGAGCGGTGCATGCCCGTGCTCCTGGCCGACGACGCGGAGGCCGCGCGCGAGCCTGTGGCAGGCCAGGAGGTCGAGCTGCAGCTCATGTGCCGGCCGCGGGGGTCGCTCCTGGCGCTTCCCGTGCGGCTCGGCGTCGACCCGGCGGCTGTGGGTCCATTTCCGCCCGCAGGTGACGAGACGCTGGCGCAGTACTGTCGTGTGCTGACGTGCGACGCCAGCTACGCGCGGCAACTGTACATGCGCGACATTGAGGCTATCCAGACACAGTGCGAGATCGACCGCGCGCTCTACAACGACGGGGGGGCGTTTGTGGCGCCTGCGATCGCAGAGATCGAAGAGCGCATCGCCCAGTGCGCAGACGACGAGCCGTCGCTGCCGGATCTGGAGCGGCTCTCGCTTGCCGCCCTGCCCGAGTACGACGATTCCAACGCCTACTTCTTCTACCAGACGGCCTTTGCTGCCGTCACGCGCTACTTTCTTTCACCACTAGATGTGCGTCTGCTGCGCGAGACCTTCGGTGCATATGCCCATCTCCCCCCTGTGCTGCGCGTCCGCATCGAGCACGTCCACCGCGGCTCCGTTGTCACAGACGCCACGGTGCAGCGGCACCGCTACTTTGGCCACCTGCCCACAGGCTGCGAACTCGCCTTCTTGGATGTGGACTGGCGCGGCCACCCAGCCGTGCCGCACGCGGTCTTCCAACACTTTGCGGCCGACCTAGCCACCCGCCGGCGTCAGCTGCGCGTGCGCCAGTTGCGGGAGGACAAGCTCAAGAAGCGGTACGAGGAGCAGCTCGAGCGCGAGCAGTCCGACTTTTACCAGCGCGAAAACGGCAGCTTGCCGCAGCTCTCTGCCCCTCCGCGACCAGCAGCCGCGACTTTCCAGAGCTTGGTAGATCCCACGGACTCCCCCGCAGATCACATAGAGCCTACACGCCTACAGAGTACCGTGTGGGGCACGAAAATCCTCCTGTCTGAGCAGGACCCTTCACCCGAGGATGCTGCCTTCGAACAgatgctgctgcagctcaGCGAAGAGCACACACGCCCCGTCTCTGGTAAGCGAAACAAGAATAAGAAGAGTCTGGTGACCCTTCTGAGTTCCAACCAGGCCAGAGGTTCGCTTTAG
- the CRN1 gene encoding coronin (Syntenic homolog of Saccharomyces cerevisiae YLR429W (CRN1); 1-intron), with product MSGKFVRASKYRHVFGQSTKKELFYENLKVTINAWDSNLIKTNGKFISVTWNSSGGGAFAVVPVEEVGKAPDQIPLFRGHTAQVLDTDFDPFDERMLVSGSDDGRIGVWEIPATYSFHNAQDEDGNVEHVAPVKFLTGHQRKVGHVLYHPTAQGVLASSSLDHTVRLWNVEQGTNPIVLTHPDMVTSMSFSYGGTYLATVCRDKMLRVWDIRKGEVVSEGMGHSGPKNQRVVWLGNSDRLATTGFSKLSDRQIAVWDAFNLEKGQLGGFYNVDQSSGILMPFYDDSNKILYVAGKGDGNIRYYEFQDDELYELSEFQSTEPQRGFAVAPKRSVNVKENEVLRAYKTVRDQCIEPISFFVPRKAEVFQDDIYPDAPSGKPALTAEEWFAGKSVDGPILFSVQSLYDGSDPVFCPTDNSPARGTEASSPKRPAQKNSSPARSSPVRREQAAASDAATTKTAPTKASAVKAASPRPSTDADKLLQTDDTVNQMLQKACSFDEVNRAENPARDTSGWDSDDEKSASPKLSPMRKASNSRTRLSPQAVAHETPHRDLSPMARESPRPRLQVDGHPTTPLSAKSMDLRQSVEKLSALVQQLDTVATKLAAAADEKDQRIKKLEERIQQLIDSQSSQRSR from the exons ATGAG TGGGAAGTTTGTGCGGGCTTCCAAGTATAGACACGTCTTCGGACAATCAACAAAGAAGGAACTCTTCTACGAGAACCTCAAAGTGACAATCAATGCTTGGGATTCCAATCTCATCAAGACTAACGGCAAGTTCATTTCGGTTACGTGGAATTCGTCGGGCGGAGGGGCGTTCGCGGTAGTGCcggtggaggaggtggGCAAGGCGCCAGACCAAATTCCTCTGTTCCGCGGGCACACGGCACAGGTGCTGGACACAGACTTCGACCCGTTCGACGAGCGCATGCTGGTGTCGGGATCGGACGACGGACGGATCGGGGTCTGGGAGATCCCGGCGACGTACTCGTTCCACAATGCGCAGGACGAAGACGGCAACGTGGAACACGTGGCGCCCGTCAAGTTCCTGACTGGGCACCAGCGCAAGGTTGGCCATGTTCTGTACCACCCGACCGCCCAGGGGGTGCTCGCATCATCGTCGCTGGACCACACTGTGCGGCTGTGGAACGTGGAACAGGGGACAAATCCCATTGTCCTTACGCATCCGGACATGGTGACGTCCATGTCGTTTAGCTACGGGGGCACTTATCTTGCAACAGTATGTCGCGACAAAATGCTGCGTGTTTGGGACATCCGGAAGGGTGAGGTCGTCAGCGAGGGCATGGGCCACTCGGGACCCAAGAACCAACGCGTGGTCTGGCTCGGGAACTCCGACAGGCTGGCTACGACAGGTTTCTCGAAACTCAGTGATAGACAGATTGCCGTGTGGGATGCATTCAACCTGGAGAAGGGCCAGCTGGGCGGTTTTTACAACGTGGACCAGTCTTCCGGTATCCTGATGCCCTTCTATGATGACTCAAACAAGATTCTCTATGTCGCGGGTAAGGGCGACGGGAACATTCGCTACTATGAATTCCAGGATGACGAGCTGTATGAGCTCTCGGAGTTCCAGTCAACGGAGCCCCAGCGCGGCTTTGCAGTTGCGCCCAAACGCTCCGTTAACGTGAAGGAAAACGAAGTGCTGCGGGCCTACAAAACCGTCCGTGACCAGTGCATTGAGCCTATCTCCTTTTTCGTTCCCCGCAAGGCTGAGGTTTTCCAAGATGACATATACCCAGATGCCCCATCGGGAAAGCCGGCCCTGACCGCAGAGGAGTGGTTTGCTGGCAAGTCGGTCGACGGGCCTATCCTTTTCAGCGTCCAGTCGCTTTATGACGGTTCTGACCCCGTCTTCTGTCCTACAGACAACTCTCCGGCACGCGGCACAGAAGCGTCCTCGCCCAAGCGGCCGGCCCAGAAGAACAGCAGCCCCGCCCGCAGCAGTCCAGTCCGGCGCGAACAGGCGGCCGCATCCGATGCGGCAACCACCAAAACTGCACCAACAAAGGCCTCGGCGGTGAAGGCTGCGTCGCCAAGGCCCTCCACAGATGCCGACAAGCTCTTGCAAACAGACGACACCGTCAACCAGATGCTGCAAAAAGCTTGCTCTTTCGACGAGGTCAACCGCGCGGAAAACCCAGCCAGGGATACTTCCGGGTGGGATAGCGACGACGAAAAGTCCGCCTCGCCAAAGCTATCGCCCATGCGCAAGGCCTCCAACTCGCGCACCAGGCTCTCGCCGCAGGCCGTCGCACACGAAACCCCCCACCGGGACTTGTCGCCGATGGCACGCGAATCCCCTCGGCCGCGCTTACAGGTGGACGGCCATCCCACCACTCCGCTCTCTGCCAAGTCAATGGACCTACGCCAATCGGTCGAAAAACTGTCCGCGCtggtccagcagctcgaTACTGTCGCTACCAAACTTGCAGCCGCTGCCGATGAGAAGGATCAGCGGATTAAAAAACTTGAGGAGAGGATACAGCAGCTCATCGACTCCCAGTCGTCCCAACGGTCTCGTTAA